The Pseudomonas allokribbensis genome has a window encoding:
- a CDS encoding autotransporter outer membrane beta-barrel domain-containing protein — MVDQPPSTDSPPSAGNAAIEALLAADETTTPIAYDQLAGGSNANLAKATLSSVTPVSASLLSAMHQLDNAHDSPGNSPRHAAGNADTGRVWLQALGHGGKLDRDVEPMQHSTKGLLLGADWRIDEAWRLGLMGGTSDTRIDSKELDGDLDSWHLGAYALRQTGPLSLRLGAAWSSHEGSTRREVSFDRFHDRLKGSYHATTQQAFIESGYNLDRANVSIEPFAGLGYQGYQRDGYTEKGGAAALKVHAQSHGNFNTTVGLRMAKVSTLDNGMRLTPRFSAGWKHVYGETYTSTRQRLATGGHDYTVYGAELDRNSLQLDTGLDLAISNSHAVGVGLTGEIGTDSRNHGVSGQWRMAF; from the coding sequence GTGGTTGACCAGCCACCGTCAACGGATTCCCCTCCATCCGCCGGCAACGCAGCCATCGAAGCCCTGCTCGCTGCCGACGAAACCACGACCCCCATCGCCTACGATCAACTCGCCGGCGGCAGCAACGCCAACCTCGCCAAGGCAACCCTGAGCAGCGTCACGCCGGTCAGCGCCAGCCTGCTGTCGGCCATGCACCAACTCGATAATGCCCACGACTCACCGGGAAACTCACCACGCCATGCGGCCGGTAACGCAGACACCGGCAGGGTCTGGCTGCAAGCCCTCGGACACGGCGGGAAGCTGGATCGCGATGTGGAGCCCATGCAGCACTCCACCAAGGGACTGCTACTCGGTGCGGACTGGCGCATCGATGAAGCATGGCGTCTGGGATTGATGGGCGGCACCTCCGACACGCGCATCGACAGCAAAGAGCTGGACGGCGATCTCGACAGTTGGCACCTGGGCGCTTATGCCTTGCGCCAGACGGGTCCGTTGTCACTTCGGCTCGGTGCAGCCTGGAGCAGCCATGAAGGCAGCACCCGTCGCGAAGTCTCGTTCGATCGCTTCCATGACCGGCTCAAGGGCAGCTACCACGCCACAACCCAGCAAGCGTTCATCGAGTCGGGATACAACCTTGACCGGGCCAACGTCAGCATCGAGCCGTTTGCCGGCCTCGGCTACCAAGGCTACCAGCGTGACGGCTACACCGAGAAAGGTGGGGCTGCGGCGCTCAAGGTTCACGCTCAATCCCACGGCAACTTCAACACCACTGTCGGCCTGCGCATGGCGAAAGTCAGCACGCTGGATAACGGCATGCGCCTCACGCCACGATTCAGCGCGGGGTGGAAACACGTTTACGGCGAAACCTACACCAGCACCCGCCAACGACTGGCCACCGGCGGCCATGACTACACCGTTTACGGCGCCGAACTGGATCGCAACAGTCTGCAGCTCGACACCGGGCTGGATCTGGCGATCTCGAACAGCCACGCTGTGGGTGTCGGTCTGACCGGAGAAATCGGCACCGACAGTCGCAACCATGGCGTATCGGGCCAGTGGCGAATGGCGTTCTGA
- the oadA gene encoding sodium-extruding oxaloacetate decarboxylase subunit alpha, which yields MTKKIFVTDTILRDAHQSLLATRMRTEDMLPICDKLDKVGYWSLEVWGGATFDACVRFLKEDPWERLRQLRAALPNTRLQMLLRGQNLLGYRHYSDDVVKAFVAKAAVNGIDVFRIFDAMNDVRNLRVAIEAVKAAGKHAQGTIAYTTSPVHTIDAFVAQAKQMEAMGCDSVAIKDMAGLLTPYATGELVKALKAEQSLPVFIHSHDTAGLAAMCQLKAIENGADHIDTAISSFAWGTSHPGTESMVAALKGSEFDTGLNLELLQEIGLYFYAVRKKYHQFESEFTAVDTRVQVNQVPGGMISNLANQLKEQGALNRMNEVLAEIPRVREDLGFPPLVTPTSQIVGTQAFFNVLAGERYKTITNEVKLYLQGGYGKAPGTVNEKLRRQAIGSEEVIDVRPADLLKPEMTKLRADIGALAKSEEDVLTFAMFPDIGRKFLEERAAGTLTPEVLLPIPEAGKVASAGGEGVPTEFVIDVHGETYRVDITGVGVKAEGKRHFYLSIDGMPEEVVFEPLNEFVGGGSSKRKQASAPGHVSTTMPGNIVDVLVKEGDTVKAGQAVLITEAMKMETEVQAAIAGKVTAIHVAKGDRVNPGEILIEIEG from the coding sequence ATGACTAAAAAGATTTTCGTAACCGACACCATCCTGCGCGACGCCCACCAATCGCTGCTCGCCACCCGCATGCGCACCGAAGACATGCTGCCGATCTGCGACAAGCTGGACAAGGTCGGCTACTGGTCGCTGGAAGTCTGGGGCGGCGCGACCTTCGACGCCTGCGTACGATTCCTGAAAGAAGACCCGTGGGAGCGCCTGCGCCAACTGCGCGCCGCGCTGCCCAACACCCGTCTGCAAATGCTCCTGCGCGGCCAGAACCTGCTGGGCTATCGCCATTACAGCGATGACGTGGTCAAGGCGTTCGTCGCCAAGGCCGCAGTCAACGGTATCGACGTGTTCCGCATCTTCGACGCGATGAACGACGTGCGTAACCTGCGCGTGGCCATCGAAGCGGTGAAGGCTGCCGGCAAACACGCCCAGGGCACCATCGCCTACACCACCAGCCCGGTGCACACCATCGACGCGTTCGTCGCCCAGGCCAAGCAAATGGAAGCCATGGGTTGCGACTCCGTGGCGATCAAGGACATGGCCGGCCTGCTGACCCCGTACGCCACCGGTGAACTGGTCAAAGCCCTCAAGGCCGAGCAATCGCTGCCGGTGTTCATCCACTCCCACGACACCGCCGGTCTGGCCGCGATGTGCCAGTTGAAGGCCATTGAAAACGGTGCCGACCACATCGACACCGCGATCTCCAGCTTCGCCTGGGGCACCAGCCACCCGGGTACCGAATCGATGGTCGCAGCCCTCAAGGGCAGTGAGTTCGACACCGGCCTGAACCTGGAACTGCTGCAGGAAATCGGCCTGTACTTCTATGCCGTGCGCAAGAAGTACCACCAGTTCGAAAGCGAATTCACCGCCGTCGACACCCGTGTTCAAGTCAACCAGGTACCGGGCGGGATGATTTCCAACCTGGCCAACCAGTTGAAAGAGCAGGGCGCGCTGAACCGCATGAACGAAGTGCTGGCAGAGATCCCGCGCGTGCGCGAAGACCTCGGCTTCCCGCCGCTGGTGACCCCGACTTCGCAGATCGTCGGCACCCAGGCGTTCTTCAACGTGCTGGCCGGTGAGCGTTACAAGACCATCACCAACGAGGTGAAGCTCTACCTGCAAGGCGGCTACGGCAAGGCGCCGGGCACCGTGAACGAGAAGCTGCGTCGTCAGGCCATCGGCAGCGAAGAAGTGATCGACGTTCGTCCGGCCGATCTGCTCAAGCCGGAAATGACCAAGCTGCGTGCCGATATCGGCGCACTGGCCAAGTCCGAAGAAGACGTGCTGACCTTCGCCATGTTCCCGGACATCGGCCGCAAATTCCTCGAAGAGCGTGCCGCCGGCACCCTCACCCCGGAAGTGCTGCTGCCGATCCCGGAAGCAGGCAAGGTGGCTTCGGCCGGCGGCGAAGGCGTGCCAACCGAGTTCGTCATCGACGTCCACGGCGAAACCTACCGCGTGGACATTACCGGTGTCGGCGTCAAGGCCGAAGGCAAGCGTCACTTCTACCTGTCCATCGACGGCATGCCGGAAGAAGTGGTGTTCGAGCCGCTCAACGAATTCGTCGGTGGCGGCAGCAGCAAGCGCAAGCAGGCTTCGGCACCGGGCCACGTCAGCACCACCATGCCGGGCAACATCGTCGATGTGCTGGTCAAGGAAGGCGACACCGTCAAGGCGGGCCAGGCTGTGCTGATCACCGAAGCGATGAAGATGGAAACCGAAGTCCAGGCCGCGATTGCCGGCAAGGTCACTGCCATTCATGTTGCCAAGGGGGACCGGGTGAACCCGGGCGAAATCCTGATCGAGATCGAAGGCTGA
- a CDS encoding acetyl-CoA carboxylase biotin carboxylase subunit, whose product MITKILIANRGEIAVRIVRACAEMGIRSVAIFSDADRHALHVKRADEAHSIGAEPLAGYLNPRKLVNLAVETGCDALHPGYGFLSENAELADICAERGIKFIGPSAEVIRRMGDKTEARRSMIKAGVPVTPGTEGNVSGIEEALTEGDRIGYPVMLKATSGGGGRGIRRCNSREELEQNFPRVISEATKAFGSAEVFLEKCIVNPKHIEAQILGDSFGNVVHLFERDCSIQRRNQKLIEIAPSPQLTPEQRAYIGDLSVRAAKAVGYENAGTVEFLLAEGEVYFMEMNTRVQVEHTITEEITGIDIVREQIRIASGLPLSVKQEDIQHRGFALQFRINAEDPKNNFLPSFGKITRYYAPGGPGVRTDTAIYTGYTIPPFYDSMCLKLVVWALTWEEAMDRGLRALDDMRLQGVKTTAAYYQEILRNPEFRSGQFNTSFVESHPELTNYSIKRKPEELALAIAAAIAAHAGL is encoded by the coding sequence GTGATAACAAAGATCCTGATCGCCAACCGTGGTGAGATTGCCGTACGAATCGTGCGTGCGTGCGCCGAGATGGGCATCCGCTCGGTTGCGATTTTTTCCGACGCCGACCGGCATGCCTTGCATGTGAAGCGTGCGGACGAGGCCCACAGCATTGGTGCCGAGCCGCTGGCCGGTTACCTGAACCCGCGCAAGCTGGTGAACCTGGCCGTGGAAACCGGCTGCGATGCACTGCACCCCGGCTACGGTTTCCTTTCGGAAAACGCCGAGCTGGCAGACATCTGCGCCGAACGCGGTATCAAATTCATTGGCCCGTCGGCGGAAGTCATCCGCCGCATGGGCGACAAGACCGAAGCACGCCGCAGCATGATCAAGGCTGGCGTTCCGGTCACGCCGGGCACTGAAGGCAACGTCTCGGGCATTGAAGAGGCGCTGACCGAAGGCGACCGTATCGGTTATCCGGTAATGCTCAAGGCTACTTCCGGTGGTGGCGGTCGCGGTATCCGTCGCTGCAACAGCCGCGAAGAACTCGAACAGAATTTCCCCCGGGTCATTTCCGAAGCCACCAAGGCCTTCGGTTCGGCAGAAGTGTTCCTGGAAAAATGTATCGTCAATCCGAAACACATCGAAGCCCAGATCCTCGGTGACAGCTTCGGCAACGTGGTGCACCTGTTCGAGCGCGACTGCTCGATTCAGCGCCGCAATCAGAAGCTGATCGAAATCGCCCCGAGCCCGCAACTGACCCCGGAACAGCGCGCCTACATCGGCGACCTGTCGGTGCGCGCGGCCAAGGCCGTGGGTTACGAGAACGCCGGCACCGTGGAGTTCCTGCTCGCCGAGGGCGAGGTGTACTTCATGGAGATGAACACCCGGGTGCAGGTGGAACACACCATCACCGAAGAAATCACCGGGATCGACATCGTTCGCGAACAGATCCGCATCGCCTCCGGCCTGCCGCTGTCGGTGAAACAGGAAGACATCCAGCATCGCGGTTTTGCCCTGCAATTCCGGATCAACGCCGAAGACCCGAAAAACAACTTCCTGCCGAGCTTCGGCAAGATCACGCGCTACTACGCCCCCGGCGGCCCGGGCGTGCGGACCGACACGGCGATCTACACCGGCTACACCATCCCGCCGTTCTACGACTCGATGTGCCTGAAACTGGTGGTGTGGGCACTGACCTGGGAAGAGGCGATGGACCGTGGTCTGCGCGCCCTCGACGACATGCGTCTGCAAGGGGTCAAGACCACCGCCGCGTACTACCAGGAAATCCTGCGCAACCCGGAATTCCGTAGCGGCCAGTTCAATACCAGCTTCGTTGAAAGCCACCCGGAACTGACCAACTACTCGATCAAGCGCAAACCCGAAGAGCTGGCCCTGGCCATCGCCGCCGCCATCGCCGCCCACGCAGGCCTGTGA
- a CDS encoding LysR family transcriptional regulator codes for MRKSLMRMTLRQLQIFNEVCDLRSYSRAAEEMSLTQPAVSLQIRQLEELIGQPLFDYVGKKLYMTEAAEALQRASRDIFGRLENLDMQLSDMQGSLQGQLKLAVESSAKYFVPHLFAAFKRQHPEVNLQLTVVNRGQVIRRLSDNRDDLVIMSMVPQDMGLEFLPFLNNPIVAAARPDHPLAHMGPLRLQDLEPYTLLIREPGSGTRLACEEYFKEKRVHFTQTQEVASAEAQRECVLAGLGLALLTRHALNLELATGGLVELPVEELPLLRSWCLVQAKAKRLSPVAHAFLAFIRSERVQISALVERFDGKLKALPASD; via the coding sequence ATGCGTAAGTCCTTGATGCGTATGACATTGCGTCAATTGCAGATCTTCAACGAAGTGTGTGATTTGCGCTCCTACAGCCGCGCAGCCGAGGAAATGTCTCTCACACAACCGGCCGTCAGCCTACAGATTCGTCAGCTGGAAGAGCTGATCGGGCAGCCGTTGTTCGATTACGTCGGCAAAAAACTCTACATGACCGAGGCGGCAGAAGCACTCCAGCGCGCCAGCCGCGACATCTTCGGCCGCCTGGAAAACCTCGACATGCAGCTGTCGGACATGCAGGGCTCGCTGCAGGGCCAGTTGAAACTGGCGGTGGAATCCAGCGCCAAATACTTCGTGCCGCACCTGTTTGCAGCGTTCAAACGCCAGCATCCGGAAGTGAATCTGCAACTGACGGTGGTCAACCGCGGCCAGGTGATCCGCCGACTCTCCGACAACCGCGACGATCTGGTGATCATGTCGATGGTGCCGCAGGACATGGGTCTGGAGTTCCTGCCGTTCCTCAACAACCCGATCGTGGCGGCCGCCCGACCGGACCATCCGCTGGCACACATGGGGCCGCTTCGCCTTCAGGATCTTGAGCCCTACACCTTGTTGATTCGCGAACCCGGCTCGGGAACGCGACTGGCTTGCGAGGAGTACTTCAAGGAGAAGCGCGTGCACTTCACCCAGACCCAGGAAGTGGCGTCGGCGGAAGCTCAGCGTGAGTGCGTATTGGCGGGTCTGGGCCTGGCACTGTTGACGCGCCACGCCCTGAACCTGGAGCTGGCGACCGGCGGCCTGGTGGAGCTGCCGGTCGAAGAGTTGCCGCTGTTGCGCAGCTGGTGCCTGGTGCAAGCCAAAGCCAAACGGTTGTCACCGGTGGCCCACGCCTTCCTGGCGTTTATCCGCAGCGAACGGGTGCAGATCAGCGCGCTGGTTGAGCGCTTCGACGGGAAGCTGAAGGCGCTGCCTGCCAGTGATTGA
- a CDS encoding PA3496 family putative envelope integrity protein, protein MAQPYEERNSAAKTRRQQEDQRRMEFRRAIEDRFELRQLQAEIGDFPEDINHWQAAPSASRRSAQPAR, encoded by the coding sequence ATGGCTCAGCCTTACGAAGAACGCAACAGCGCCGCGAAAACCCGTCGTCAGCAGGAAGACCAGCGCCGCATGGAATTTCGCCGCGCTATCGAAGATCGCTTCGAACTCCGTCAGCTTCAGGCCGAAATCGGCGATTTTCCCGAGGACATCAATCACTGGCAGGCAGCGCCTTCAGCTTCCCGTCGAAGCGCTCAACCAGCGCGCTGA
- the hexR gene encoding transcriptional regulator HexR, translated as MNLLQHIAQSRHLLRKSELKVADHVLLDPAAVMHSSMADLAHSVGISEPTIVRFCRAIGCSGFQDLKLKLAQSLAAGASFGQFAIHEDDSVADYSLKIFDTTLHTLMEVREKLDPLELQRAVTLMSQAQRVEFYGFGASGAVAADAQHKFFRLLLTAAAYSDPHMQAMSAVTLKPTDVAICISQSGRSKDLLITANLVRESGASLITLCPSQTPLAELSTVNLAIDVHEDTEIYTPLTSRIAHLVVIDVLAMGVAMARGPSLVNHLKSVKRSLRSLRLSPKSVKALDD; from the coding sequence TTGAATCTGCTGCAACACATCGCCCAGTCACGTCACCTGTTACGCAAGTCGGAGCTCAAGGTCGCCGACCACGTGCTGCTTGACCCTGCGGCAGTGATGCACAGTTCCATGGCCGACCTGGCCCACAGCGTCGGCATCAGCGAGCCGACCATCGTGCGCTTCTGTCGCGCCATCGGTTGCTCCGGTTTTCAGGACCTGAAACTCAAACTCGCGCAAAGTCTTGCGGCCGGTGCCAGTTTCGGTCAGTTCGCGATCCATGAAGACGACTCCGTCGCCGACTACAGCCTGAAGATTTTCGACACCACGTTGCACACGCTGATGGAGGTTCGCGAGAAGCTCGATCCGCTGGAATTGCAGCGAGCGGTGACGCTGATGTCCCAGGCCCAGCGCGTCGAATTCTATGGTTTTGGTGCGTCAGGCGCGGTGGCGGCGGATGCGCAGCACAAGTTCTTCCGCCTGCTGCTGACTGCTGCGGCGTATTCCGACCCGCACATGCAGGCGATGTCGGCGGTGACGCTGAAGCCGACCGACGTGGCGATCTGCATTTCCCAGTCCGGCCGTTCCAAAGACCTGCTGATCACCGCCAACCTCGTGCGCGAGAGTGGTGCATCACTGATCACCTTGTGCCCGAGCCAGACGCCGCTGGCCGAGCTGTCGACCGTCAACCTGGCGATCGACGTTCATGAAGACACCGAAATCTATACGCCGCTGACCTCGCGTATCGCCCACCTGGTGGTGATCGACGTGCTGGCAATGGGCGTGGCCATGGCGCGCGGGCCGAGCCTGGTCAACCACCTCAAGAGCGTCAAACGCAGCCTGCGCAGCTTGCGGCTGTCGCCAAAATCGGTGAAAGCGCTGGATGACTGA
- a CDS encoding GGDEF domain-containing phosphodiesterase, translated as MTLSFDLSGPSVEPRVIRKHYATQMAVERTRLLYQGSLLPTLFMLINGLVCAGLLWSPQRYFVVSVWMVWLLSLVALRVIQVAAFDSAIPDRQAQPIWGRMFLLGSTMTGLTLAGAGIALVPADNFMQQAWVFGLIGAATLSASVAYAVSIPAFLSFTLPCLLPAIGYLFWGGDEQARGWGWLGLILLGSLSVVAWQVNRLIDRGLLRRFQNQHLIEHLQQAQSRSEQLNQELAKEIEHRRCAEGKLREAQVELEDRVAQRSRELDAANQALSKSEARLALALKASELGLWDWNLQTDEVHHTQIQELFGIDPEYVTGLLRHLRPRLHPEDVPALKRALIEHLKGRTEDYQIEYRVRHGDGHWVWIEDRGRAVERDDSGRVIRMVGTRRDISVSKSLEAQQQLAATVFEAASEGIVILDPNYSLIAINQAFSRVTGYDIDDMLGRNVVELPCSRDARRHYVAIRHALEQHGSWQGELVETRKNGELYPQWLQLNAVRDSRGNVSHIVGFFADLSARRESEERMRYLTHYDELTGLANRSLFRERLHEAHQRVRQGGRRSLALLHINLDRFKLLNDSLGHEIADQLLQRMSRRLVSALPEADTIARLSGDEFAVLFDAYGNLSSLARVATRLSAKLRLPLTVEGHELVVSASMGISMLPDNAREISALVSQSNMAMQHAKHLGGNNFQFYTDSLQASTLERLQLENQLRKAIEDQQLNVFYQPKLCLATGRLNAAEALVRWDHPTMGRVPPGDFIGLAEETGLIGPIGEFVLRQACWQACEWQRQGLAPIRVSVNLSVHQLRQGKLVSLVRQVLEETGLAPHYLELELTESQLLDSVEHIIATFQQLRDLGVKLAIDDFGTGYSSLSYLKRIPVDYVKIDQAFIRGLGEGSEDAAITRAIIAMAHGLSLKVVAEGVERPEQLEFLKAEGCDEVQGYLISRPVEATGLAGLLRQQENPR; from the coding sequence ATGACCCTCAGCTTCGACCTGTCGGGCCCCTCTGTGGAACCCCGGGTGATCCGCAAGCATTACGCCACCCAGATGGCGGTCGAGCGCACGCGCCTTCTTTATCAGGGTTCGCTGTTGCCCACCCTGTTCATGTTGATCAATGGTCTGGTCTGCGCCGGTCTGCTCTGGAGCCCGCAGCGTTACTTTGTGGTCAGCGTCTGGATGGTGTGGCTGCTGTCGCTGGTGGCACTGCGGGTGATTCAGGTCGCGGCCTTCGATTCGGCGATTCCCGATCGCCAGGCCCAGCCGATCTGGGGGCGGATGTTCCTGCTCGGTTCGACCATGACCGGCCTGACCCTGGCCGGCGCCGGCATCGCCCTGGTCCCGGCCGACAACTTCATGCAGCAAGCCTGGGTGTTCGGCCTGATCGGTGCCGCGACCCTGTCGGCCAGCGTGGCTTACGCCGTGAGCATTCCGGCCTTTCTTTCCTTTACCTTGCCGTGCCTGCTGCCGGCCATCGGCTATCTGTTCTGGGGTGGTGACGAGCAGGCGCGTGGCTGGGGCTGGCTCGGGCTGATTTTGCTCGGCTCCCTGAGCGTGGTGGCGTGGCAGGTCAATCGGCTGATCGACCGCGGTTTGCTACGACGCTTCCAGAATCAGCACCTGATCGAGCATCTGCAACAGGCGCAATCGCGCAGTGAACAGCTCAATCAGGAGTTGGCGAAAGAAATCGAGCACCGCCGCTGCGCCGAGGGCAAATTGCGCGAAGCCCAGGTCGAACTGGAAGATCGTGTGGCCCAACGCAGCCGTGAGCTGGACGCCGCCAATCAGGCCCTGAGCAAAAGCGAAGCGCGCCTGGCGCTGGCGTTGAAGGCCAGTGAGCTGGGGCTGTGGGACTGGAACCTGCAGACCGATGAGGTTCACCACACGCAGATTCAGGAGCTGTTCGGCATTGACCCGGAATACGTCACCGGGCTGCTCAGGCATCTGCGCCCACGCTTGCACCCGGAAGATGTTCCGGCCCTCAAGCGAGCACTGATCGAGCATTTGAAGGGGCGCACCGAGGATTATCAGATCGAGTACCGCGTGCGTCATGGTGACGGCCACTGGGTCTGGATCGAAGACCGTGGCCGTGCGGTGGAGCGTGACGACAGCGGACGGGTGATCCGCATGGTCGGCACCCGGCGCGACATCAGTGTCAGCAAAAGTCTGGAGGCCCAGCAGCAACTGGCCGCCACGGTATTCGAGGCCGCCAGCGAAGGTATCGTGATCCTCGACCCGAATTATTCGCTGATCGCCATCAATCAGGCTTTCAGCCGGGTCACCGGTTACGACATCGACGACATGCTCGGGCGCAACGTCGTTGAACTGCCGTGCAGTCGTGATGCCCGCCGACACTATGTCGCCATCCGTCATGCGCTGGAGCAGCACGGCAGCTGGCAGGGCGAACTGGTGGAGACCCGCAAGAACGGCGAGTTGTACCCGCAGTGGCTGCAACTGAATGCGGTGCGCGACAGCCGGGGAAATGTGAGTCATATCGTCGGCTTCTTCGCCGATCTGTCGGCGCGGCGCGAATCCGAAGAGCGCATGCGCTACCTGACCCACTATGACGAACTCACCGGCCTGGCCAACCGCTCGCTGTTCCGCGAACGCCTGCACGAAGCCCATCAGCGCGTGCGGCAGGGCGGGCGGCGGAGTCTGGCGCTGCTGCACATTAATCTGGATCGATTCAAGCTGCTCAACGACAGCCTTGGCCACGAGATTGCCGACCAGTTGCTGCAAAGGATGTCGCGGCGTCTGGTCAGTGCCTTGCCGGAAGCCGACACGATTGCCCGGTTGTCCGGCGACGAGTTCGCGGTGCTGTTCGATGCCTATGGCAACCTGTCGAGCCTGGCGCGGGTCGCCACGCGGCTGTCGGCCAAACTGCGCCTGCCACTGACGGTAGAGGGGCATGAATTGGTGGTCAGCGCCTCGATGGGCATCAGTATGTTGCCGGACAACGCCCGGGAGATTTCCGCGCTGGTCAGCCAGTCGAATATGGCCATGCAACATGCCAAGCATCTGGGCGGCAACAACTTCCAGTTCTACACCGACAGCCTGCAAGCCAGCACACTGGAGCGTTTGCAGCTGGAAAACCAGTTGCGCAAAGCCATCGAAGACCAGCAACTGAACGTGTTCTACCAGCCGAAACTGTGTCTGGCGACCGGCCGTCTCAACGCGGCCGAAGCGCTGGTGCGCTGGGATCACCCGACCATGGGCCGGGTGCCGCCGGGGGACTTTATCGGTCTGGCTGAAGAGACTGGGTTGATTGGTCCGATTGGCGAGTTCGTGTTGCGCCAGGCCTGTTGGCAGGCCTGCGAATGGCAGCGTCAGGGGCTGGCACCGATCCGGGTTTCAGTGAACCTGTCGGTGCATCAGCTGCGTCAGGGGAAACTGGTCAGCCTGGTGCGACAAGTGCTGGAGGAAACCGGCCTGGCTCCGCACTACCTCGAACTGGAACTGACCGAAAGCCAGTTGCTCGACAGCGTCGAACACATCATCGCCACGTTCCAGCAGCTGCGGGATCTGGGGGTGAAACTGGCGATCGACGATTTCGGCACCGGCTATTCATCGCTGAGCTATCTGAAGCGGATTCCGGTGGATTACGTGAAGATCGATCAGGCCTTTATCCGTGGGTTGGGGGAGGGCAGCGAGGACGCGGCGATCACCCGCGCGATTATCGCCATGGCCCATGGTTTGTCTTTGAAAGTGGTGGCCGAAGGCGTCGAGCGGCCGGAGCAGCTTGAGTTCTTGAAGGCCGAAGGCTGCGACGAGGTGCAGGGGTATCTGATCAGCCGTCCGGTGGAGGCTACCGGTCTGGCCGGGTTGTTACGCCAGCAGGAAAATCCCCGGTAA